In a single window of the Elaeis guineensis isolate ETL-2024a chromosome 4, EG11, whole genome shotgun sequence genome:
- the LOC105033623 gene encoding probable methyltransferase PMT3, translating to MRGRSDGGQNRHLVTSLCVMVVFFGLLFLCYGSFFGPGKQHTGTTLESVGKLRSFGWSSDNDGGNSESIFGQEGGDDNFMLKTFPVCDNRHSELIPCLDRNLIYQTRMKLDLNLMEHYERHCPQPERRYNCLIPPPPSYKIPIKWPKSRDEVWKVNIPHTHLAHEKSDQNWMVDAGEKIKFPGGGTHFHYGADKYIASIANMLNFPNNNLNNEGRLRTVLDVGCGVASFGGYLLSSNIMAMSFAPNDVHQNQIQFALERGIPAYLGVLGTKRLPYPSRSFEFAHCSRCRIDWLQRDGILLLELDRLLRPGGYFAYSSPEAYAQDEEDLRIWREMSALVERMCWKIAAKQNQTVIWVKPLTNDCYMNREPGTRPPLCRTDDDPDAVWGVRMEACITPYSKQMHRARGSGLAPWPARLTTTPPRLADFDYTSEMFAKDMEIWRQRVDKYWSLLSLKIKPNTVRNLMDMKANMGSFAAALKDKDVWVMNVVPEDGPNTLKIIYDRGLIGTVHDWCQAFSTYPRTYDLLHAWTVFSELEKKGCSAEDLLIEMDRILRPTGFVIVRDKQPVVKFIIKYLTALHWESVAVADAEANSDSEDAEMVLVIQKKMWSADESLKDSA from the exons ATGAGGGGAAGAAGTGATGGAGGACAGAATAGACATTTGGTTACTTCGTTGTGTGTTATGGTGGTCTTTTTTGGTTTACTGTTTCTATGTTATGGATCTTTCTTTGGTCCTGGGAAGCAGCACACCGGTACCACTTTAGAGTCTGTTGGTAAATTACGATCATTCGGGTGGAGTAGCGATAATGATGGAGGGAATAGCGAGTCTATTTTTGGGCAGGAAGGTGGTGATGACAATTTCATGCTTAAGACCTTTCCA GTCTGTGATAATCGGCATTCTGAGTTGATACCCTGCTTAGACAGAAATCTTATATATCAGACAAGAATGAAGCTGGATTTGAATTTGATGGAGCACTATGAAAGGCATTGCCCTCAGCCAGAGAGGCGCTACAATTGTTTGATTCCTCCACCACCTAGCTATAAG ATTCCTATAAAATGGCCAAAAAGTCGAGATGAAGTGTGGAAAGTGAACATTCCTCATACACACCTTGCCCATGAAAAGTCTGATCAAAACTGGATGGTTGATGCGggagaaaaaattaaatttccaGGGGGAGGCACTCATTTTCATTATGGAGCGGATAAGTATATAGCATCAATTGCAAAT ATGCTCAACTTCCCAAATAATAATCTCAACAATGAAGGAAGGCTCCGGACAGTTCTTGATGTTGGCTGTGGTGTTGCAAGCTTTGGGGGCTATCTACTTTCATCCAATATCATGGCCATGTCTTTCGCACCCAATGATGTGCATCAAAACCAAATCCAGTTTGCTCTTGAGAGAGGAATTCCTGCTTACCTTGGTGTTTTAGGGACAAAGAGGCTCCCGTACCCTAGCAGATCCTTTGAATTTGCTCATTGTTCTCGTTGTAGGATTGATTGGCTTCAAAGGGATGGGATTCTTCTGCTTGAGTTAGATAGATTGCTTAGGCCTGGAGGCTATTTTGCTTATTCATCTCCTGAGGCATATGCACAGGATGAAGAGGATCTTAGAATATGGAGGGAAATGAGTGCTCTTGTTGAACGGATGTGCTGGAAAATTGCTGCTAAACAAAATCAAACTGTAATTTGGGTCAAACCTCTAACAAATGATTGCTATATGAACAGAGAACCAGGTACTCGGCCTCCTCTTTGCAGAACTGATGATGATCCAGATGCAGTATGGGGTGTGCGGATGGAAGCTTGTATTACCCCTTATTCCAAAC AGATGCATAGAGCTAGGGGAAGTGGATTGGCTCCTTGGCCTGCTCGCTTAACTACTACTCCTCCCCGTCTTGCTGATTTTGATTATACCAGTGAAATGTTTGCAAAAGACATG GAAATTTGGCGACAAAGGGTTGACAAGTATTGGAGCTTATTGAGTCTGAAAATCAAACCAAACACTGTAAGAAACTTGATGGACATGAAGGCAAATATGGGATCATTTGCAGCTGCTCTCAAGGACAAGGATGTTTGGGTGATGAATGTTGTGCCCGAAGATGGACCCAACacccttaaaataatttatgacagAGGACTGATAGGGACTGTACATGACTG GTGCCAAGCCTTCTCAACCTACCCTCGAACCTATGATCTCCTCCATGCATGGACCGTCTTCTCTGAGCTTGAGAAGAAAGGTTGCAGTGCTGAGGACCTTCTCATTGAGATGGATCGTATACTCAGACCAACTGGCTTTGTAATTGTCCGAGACAAGCAGCCAGTTGTGAAATTTATAATAAAGTATTTGACAGCATTGCACTGGGAATCGGTAGCTGTCGCGGATGCTGAGGCTAATTCAGATTCAGAAGATGCTGAGATGGTGCTTGTGATCCAGAAGAAAATGTGGTCGGCAGATGAGAGCCTCAAGGATTCAGCATAA
- the LOC105033622 gene encoding LOW QUALITY PROTEIN: uncharacterized protein (The sequence of the model RefSeq protein was modified relative to this genomic sequence to represent the inferred CDS: inserted 1 base in 1 codon), with translation MGHMVFTQHTMGDVHCFHGSFAYYSNRCCSSKSCPWMRPSAIHLDHVDKLEHKCDPCLHHDSANSSQAAHYRSDPRGSSLDVVNGSSKVIYNAEKAMISTPARPVRLSSSNANALTLDGYYVEHDEVSNNDVLRNFCANGKLIESCNLINVMARLGQVPDFPSCINLVRGLVNADKVEKATRVLEVMVMSGGXPDVITYNKLVGGLCKRGQLNSAIRIVQDMSFSGCLPDVITFNTLFRSMFDQGKYDEAVWFWKDQLNKGYPPYLISYTILLELICKHCGIRWAMEVMDDLALEGCHPDLVTYNSLINLICKGGKYEDATTVIVDLLAHGLEPNAVTYNTLLHCLCSKGKWAEADDVLAIMNQASYPPTVVTYNILINSLCKYQLLDRAIDVLHRMVSEECSPDIITYNTLLAAMCKKDMTEQAMDILHYMRDSGFSLVVITYNTVIDRLAKKGDIKKAMILFDEMVNDGITPDDITYGSLVMGFCKKDMVEEALEMLQAMVNIDCRIRGSTFTLVIHALCRNGKVDSAIEVLNMMISRCSKPNKAIYLSLVKGLAASGMTEEASKLHKKLIKYRILKEDS, from the exons ATGGGGCATATGGTATTCACACAACACACCATGGGTGATGTTCATTGCTTTCATGGATCATTCGCATATTATTCAAACCGTTGTTGCAGTTCCAAATCATGCCCATGGATGAGACCATCTGCGATTCACCTAGATCACGTAGACAAGCTTGAGCATAAGTGCGACCCCTGTTTGCATCATGACAGTGCCAATTCTTCCCAGGCAGCACATTATAGGTCAGATCCAAGAGGTAGTTCTTTAGATGTGGTTAATGGGAGTAGCAAGGTCATTTATAATGCCGAAAAGGCAATGATATCCACGCCTGCTAGACCTGTGCGGCTATCGAGTTCTAATGCAAATGCCCTAACTCTTGATGGGTACTATGTGGAACATGATGAGGTGTCTAACAATGATGTTCTTCGTAATTTCTGTGCAAACGGGAAGCTCATTGAATCCTGCAACCTGATTAATGTCATGGCACGATTGGGTCAGGTCCCCGACTTCCCTTCTTGCATTAATCTTGTGCGGGGATTAGTCAATGCTGATAAAGTGGAAAAGGCCACTCGTGTTCTTGAGGTGATGGTTATGTCTGGGG TCCCCGATGTCATCACCTACAATAAATTGGTTGGAGGTCTCTGTAAAAGAGGACAACTAAATTCTGCAATTAGAATTGTACAAGATATGAGTTTCAGTGGTTGCCTTCCTGATGTGATCACATTTAACACTTTATTCCGGTCCATGTTTGACCAGGGTAAGTATGATGAGGCAGTTTGGTTTTGGAAAGATCAGTTAAATAAAGGCTATCCTCCTTATCTAATCTCTTACACAATACTTCTTGAACTCATATGCAAGCACTGTGGTATTCGATGGGCTATGGAGGTTATGGACGATCTAGCTTTGGAGGGATGCCATCCTGATCTTGTGACTTATAACTCTCTCATCAATTTGATATGTAAGGGAGGGAAGTATGAGGACGCAACAACAGTTATTGTTGATCTTCTGGCACATGGCTTGGAACCAAATGCAGTTACATATAATACCTTACTTCACTGTCTCTGCAGCAAGGGAAAGTGGGCTGAGGCTGATGATGTACTTGCAATCATGAACCAGGCTTCTTATCCTCCTACTGTAGTCACCTACAATATCTTGATCAACAGTTTGTGTAAATACCAGCTTTTGGATCGGGCAATTGATGTCTTGCATAGAATGGTAAGCGAAGAATGTTCTCCTGATATAATCACCTACAACACTCTTCTGGCAGCTATGTGTAAGAAGGACATGACAGAGCAGGCTATGGATATACTTCACTATATGAGGGACAGTGGATTCTCTTTGGTTGTCATAACATATAATACTGTAATAGATAGATTAGCGAAGAAGGGTGATATTAAGAAGGCAATGATTCTGTTTGATGAGATGGTAAATGATGGCATTACTCCTGATGACATCACTTATGGTTCATTGGTTATGGGTTTTTGCAAGAAAGATATGGTGGAGGAGGCACTGGAGATGTTGCAGGCGATGGTTAATATTGACTGCAGGATAAGAGGCAGTACATTTACCCTTGTGATACATGCATTATGTAGAAACGGCAAGGTGGATTCTGCTATTGAAGTTTTAAATATGATGATATCAAGATGTAGCAAGCCCAACAAAGCAATCTATTTATCACTGGTAAAAGGATTGGCTGCCTCTGGCATGACAGAAGAGGCTTCCAAACTGCATAAGAAGTTGATCAAGTACAGGATTCTTAAGGAAGACTCTTGA
- the LOC105033620 gene encoding dolichyl-diphosphooligosaccharide--protein glycosyltransferase subunit 2: MARNLRLLGFLALICASLSISGAAVIRPINDAHRSAALELFVPTNGSFGSLEEAYEALRTFQIFGVEKSTEISHATCPVVAEKLGSSSFISKDLFLALRVNSILGCQIDARTFEDVASKLQAVIKNASSLVDFHYGVEGLLHIKDQGISVALSDADGTFHSIKALSQSDGRWRYDSNSAESSTYAAGIALETLAGVVSLADKDVDQSKIGIVKHDIIKLFDSIKSYDDGTLYFDEKHVDASEYKGPLATSASVIRGVTAFAKVASGRLNIPSDKMLGLAKFFLSIGIPGCTKDLFNQIESLSHLEDNRVSIPLILSLPSTVLSLTTRDQLKVEVTTVLGSAAPPLTVSLVQAFRSDSKDTPVLENQELQFDSENTIHYLDIIPLKLDAGKYKLMFEISLHDPENLNTYATAGRTSVMAFITGSINIGKAEIGIFDSDSGKSEALQKLDLSRDSALSLAANHLQKLHLSFQLTTPLGHHFKPHQVLLKLRHETNVEHIFVMESSARQFKIVLDFLSLVEKFYYLSGKYEIELTVGDAAMENSFLRALGHIELDLPKPPEKAARPPPLPVDPYSRFGPKQEIAHIFREPERRPPKELSLTFLALTLLPFVGFLIGLMRLGVNLKSFPSSVVPASFSILFHAGIAAVLLLYVLFWLKLDLFTTLKVLGFLGVFLVFVGHRTLSHHASATAKLKSS; this comes from the exons ATGGCCAGAAACCTGAGGCTTCTTGGTTTTCTGGCTCTGATCTGTGCGTCTCTGTCCATCTCCGGGGCCGCCGTCATTCGGCCGATCAATGATGCCCACCGATCCGCCGCATTGGAGCTCTTTGTGCCGACAAATGGATCGTTCGGAAG TTTAGAAGAAGCATATGAGGCATTAAGAACATTCCAAATTTTTGGAGTAGAAAAGAGCACTGAAATAAGTCATGCAACATGTCCAGTTGTTGCAGAAAAACTTGGATCATCGTCTTTTATATCAAAGGACTTATTCCTTGCACTAAGGGTCAATAGCATCTTGGGATGCCAGATTGATGCCAGAACCTTTGAG GATGTTGCATCAAAACTTCAAGCTGTGATAAAGAATGCAAGTTCATTAGTTGACTTTCACTATGGTGTTGAAGGTTTGCTTCATATAAAG GATCAAGGTATTAGTGTTGCTTTGTCAGATGCTGATGGTACATTTCATTCCATAAAG GCACTCAGTCAAAGTGATGGAAGATGGCGTTATGATTCCAATAGTGCTGAATCTAGTACTTATGCTGCTG GGATAGCACTTGAAACACTTGCTGGAGTTGTTTCATTGGCAGATAAAGATGTGGATCAATCTAAG ATAGGAATTGTAAAACATGACATTATTAAGCTGTTTGATAGCATTAAAAGTTATG ATGATGGAACCTTGTACTTTGATGAGAAGCATGTTGATGCTAGTGAATATAAGGGTCCTCTTGCAACTTCAGCTTCAGTAATACGGGGTGTTACTGCATTTGCAAAAGTTGCTTCTGGTAGGCTAAAT ATTCCAAGTGATAAAATGTTAGGCTTGGCAAAGTTCTTTCTGAGCATAGGAATTCCTGGCTGCACCAAAGACTTGTTCAACCAGATAGAATCCTTATCACACTTGGAAGACAATAG GGTCTCCATTCCACTGATTCTTTCACTTCCGTCTACAGTACTTTCATTAACCACAAGGGACCAACTCAAG GTTGAGGTGACTACGGTGTTAGGCTCTGCAGCACCACCACTGACAGTGAGTCTGGTGCAAGCTTTTCGTTCTGATTCAAAAGATACCCCTGTTCTGGAAAACCAG GAGCTCCAGTTTGACTCAGAAAACACCATCCATTACTTGGATATCATACCACTGAAATTAGATGCTGGAAAGTATAAATTAATGTTCGAG ATCTCACTTCATGATCCTGAGAATTTGAACACATATGCTACTGCAGGACGCACTAGTGTGATGGCATTTATCACAGGATCTATCAACATTGGCAAGGCAGAAATTGGAATTTTTGATAGTGATTCTGGGAAATCCGAGGCATTGCAAAA ATTAGATTTATCAAGAGACAGTGCACTCTCACTAGCAGCAAACCATCTACAGAAGTTACACCTGTCTTTCCAGCTAACCACTCCTCTCGGGCACCATTTTAAGCCACACCAG GTGCTCCTCAAACTGAGACATGAAACCAATGTTGAGCACATCTTTGTAATGGAGAGTTCTGCAAGACAGTTTAAAATAGTTCTG GACTTCCTTAGTCTGGTGGAAAAATTTTATTATCTCTCTGGAAAATATGAAATTGAACTTACAGTTGGTGATGCAGCAATG GAGAATTCTTTTCTGCGAGCCCTTGGTCATATTGAGTTAGATTTACCTAAACCACCAGAAAAAGCAGCACGtcctcctccacttcccgttgaccCATACTCAAGATTTGGACCAAAACAAGAGATAGCTCACATCTTCCGGGAACCAGAGAGGAGACCGCCAAAGGAGCTTTCTCTTACATTTTTGGCTCTTACTCTTCTACCTTTTGTAGGATTTTTGATCGGG CTGATGCGCTTAGGAGTAAACCTGAAGAGCTTCCCTTCCTCGGTAGTACCAGCTTCATTCTCCATACTCTTTCATGCTGGCATTGCAGCTGTATTGTTACTCTATGTGCTTTTCTGGCTGAAG TTGGATCTCTTCACTACTTTAAAGGTTCTCGGGTTCCTTGGAGTTTTTCTGGTCTTTGTGGGTCATAGGACCCTTTCCCACCACGCTTCAGCAACAGCTAAGCTGAAGTCTTCTTAA